A region of Sphingobium baderi DNA encodes the following proteins:
- the argF gene encoding ornithine carbamoyltransferase — protein MTRHFLNLTDAGGDAIAAMIADAIDRKAARKALPKGATDADAPLAGRTLAMIFEKNSTRTRVSFDMAIRQLGGNSLILDGATSQLGRGETVADTARVLSRMCDAIMIRTDDHAKIEEMAHYASVPVVNGLTDLSHPCQIVADLLTVVEHGLALPGSQWAWLGDGNNVLHSIVEAAGLLKFDVRIGVPEGYDPDPSFAEAAQALGSRITLTRDPQAAVADADVVVTDTWISMGQAHADEKLKAMMPYQVTPALMAGAKADAKFLHCLPAHRGEEVVAEVIDGPQSLIWDEAENRIHAQKSVLLWAFGLLG, from the coding sequence ATGACCAGACATTTTCTCAACCTGACCGACGCGGGCGGCGACGCCATCGCCGCGATGATCGCCGACGCCATCGACCGCAAGGCGGCACGCAAGGCCCTGCCCAAGGGCGCGACCGATGCGGATGCGCCGCTCGCCGGACGGACGCTGGCGATGATCTTCGAGAAAAATTCGACCCGCACGCGCGTCTCCTTCGACATGGCGATCCGGCAACTGGGCGGCAATTCGCTGATCCTGGACGGCGCGACCAGCCAGCTTGGGCGCGGTGAAACAGTGGCGGATACGGCCCGCGTGCTCAGCCGCATGTGCGATGCGATCATGATCCGCACGGACGACCATGCGAAGATCGAGGAAATGGCGCACTATGCCAGCGTTCCGGTCGTCAACGGCCTGACCGACCTGTCGCACCCCTGCCAGATCGTCGCCGATCTGCTGACGGTGGTGGAGCATGGGCTGGCCCTGCCGGGCAGCCAGTGGGCGTGGCTGGGCGACGGCAATAATGTGCTCCATTCGATCGTGGAGGCGGCGGGCCTGCTCAAGTTCGACGTCCGCATCGGCGTGCCCGAAGGCTATGATCCCGATCCGTCCTTCGCGGAGGCGGCACAGGCGCTGGGATCGCGCATCACCCTGACCCGCGATCCGCAGGCGGCGGTGGCGGATGCCGATGTCGTCGTCACCGACACATGGATTTCCATGGGACAGGCCCACGCGGACGAAAAGCTGAAGGCGATGATGCCCTATCAGGTGACGCCCGCGCTGATGGCCGGGGCGAAGGCGGACGCGAAGTTCCTCCATTGCCTGCCCGCGCATCGCGGCGAGGAAGTGGTGGCGGAGGTCATCGACGGACCGCAGTCGTTGATCTGGGATGAAGCGGAAAACCGCATCCATGCCCAGAAATCCGTCCTGCTGTGGGCGTTCGGCCTGCTCGGTTGA